A genome region from Altererythrobacter aquiaggeris includes the following:
- a CDS encoding cation:proton antiporter yields MAGELSFSPALSDALVILGSAGIVIPVFARLRITPVIGFILVGLLVGPYGLGSWVYEYPWLANITISDPEGLEPFAEFGIILLLFTIGLELSFNRLWKLRRMVFGLGALELLISATLLMIVLSMLGQYWTGALGLGLALALSSTALVLHITGTQSPVGRAALSMLLFEDIAIVPIIFLLGAMAPFAETAGWAGVWDALWQGVLMVALLLVVGRFALPYLFAQAARTKSPELFLAASLLVVIGASLATAAVGLSPIVGALIAGLLIAETEYHGEVEGITAPFKGLALGVFLITVGMSIDVTTIWSNLWEIVFAVVGVLTLKAVVTGLLLRAMGARRGTATETGILMASPSETTLIVLAAASSALLIQPGTAQFWQIVTAIGLTITPLLARLGRVIARKIEPIPELPDAHAGEPRAIIIGFGRVGRLIADMMQVHDKPYVAIDFDADLIERAKRDGYRATYGNASRNDVLDKLGIDNAPAVILTMDEPVLAQRMTRKLRQAHPDLPIIVRARDPQAAGELYRVGASHAVPETLESSLQLSEAVLVDMGVAVGPVIASIHEKRDEYRLQIQKSGDLEYKPKLRSAAADSA; encoded by the coding sequence ATGGCAGGCGAACTCTCATTCTCCCCGGCATTGTCCGATGCGCTGGTAATTCTCGGGTCCGCCGGGATTGTTATTCCCGTTTTTGCGCGCCTGCGGATCACCCCGGTTATAGGATTCATTCTAGTTGGCTTGCTAGTCGGGCCATACGGCCTGGGTAGCTGGGTTTACGAATACCCCTGGCTGGCAAACATCACTATCTCTGATCCCGAGGGTCTGGAGCCTTTTGCAGAATTCGGAATAATCCTGCTGCTTTTCACCATCGGCCTTGAACTCAGCTTCAACAGATTGTGGAAGCTGAGAAGGATGGTCTTTGGTCTTGGCGCGCTGGAACTCCTGATTAGCGCAACACTGCTGATGATAGTTTTATCGATGTTGGGCCAGTATTGGACTGGCGCGCTCGGCCTTGGGCTGGCTCTGGCGCTTTCATCAACGGCGCTGGTTCTTCACATTACCGGCACGCAATCCCCCGTAGGCCGTGCCGCGCTTTCGATGCTGCTTTTCGAAGATATCGCGATCGTTCCGATCATCTTCCTGCTTGGCGCGATGGCACCGTTTGCGGAAACTGCGGGCTGGGCCGGCGTATGGGATGCCTTGTGGCAGGGTGTGCTGATGGTCGCATTGCTGCTTGTCGTCGGACGCTTTGCCCTACCCTATCTGTTTGCGCAGGCCGCCAGAACCAAGAGCCCCGAACTTTTTCTTGCCGCCAGCCTGCTGGTCGTCATCGGAGCCAGTCTGGCGACCGCGGCGGTTGGCCTGTCACCGATCGTCGGTGCGTTGATTGCGGGCCTGCTCATCGCAGAAACCGAATATCACGGCGAGGTTGAGGGTATTACCGCTCCGTTCAAGGGCCTCGCTCTCGGCGTATTCCTGATTACAGTCGGGATGAGCATCGACGTCACTACAATCTGGTCAAATCTGTGGGAAATCGTCTTCGCCGTTGTGGGCGTGCTGACATTGAAGGCGGTGGTCACCGGGCTGTTGTTGCGCGCCATGGGTGCCCGCAGGGGTACAGCAACTGAAACCGGCATACTGATGGCCAGTCCTTCCGAAACCACGCTGATCGTTCTGGCGGCGGCCAGTTCCGCCCTGCTCATCCAGCCCGGTACGGCACAGTTCTGGCAAATCGTAACGGCGATTGGTCTGACGATCACTCCGCTGCTGGCGCGTTTGGGCCGCGTGATCGCGCGCAAAATCGAACCGATCCCCGAATTGCCCGATGCCCATGCCGGTGAACCGCGCGCGATAATAATCGGTTTTGGCAGGGTTGGGCGCCTGATTGCCGACATGATGCAGGTGCACGACAAACCATATGTCGCGATCGACTTTGATGCTGACCTGATCGAACGGGCAAAACGTGACGGGTACCGCGCTACTTATGGTAATGCGTCACGAAACGATGTTCTCGACAAACTTGGTATCGACAACGCCCCGGCTGTCATTCTGACAATGGACGAGCCTGTTCTGGCGCAGCGCATGACGCGCAAGTTACGACAGGCGCATCCTGACTTACCGATCATTGTCCGTGCGCGTGATCCGCAGGCAGCAGGTGAACTTTACCGCGTCGGTGCAAGCCATGCTGTTCCTGAAACATTGGAAAGCTCGTTGCAATTGTCGGAAGCAGTGCTGGTCGACATGGGTGTCGCGGTCGGCCCGGTTATCGCGTCGATCCACGAAAAACGCGACGAGTATCGGCTGCAGATACAGAAAAGCGGCGACCTCGAATACAAACCCAAATTGCGCAGCGCCGCTGCCGATAGCGCCTAG
- a CDS encoding carbon-nitrogen hydrolase family protein yields the protein MPEAKPKARLEVRQAKLADVRSIADLVRRAYADLPAYTHGEIRGQINNFPQGCFVAKMDGKLVGYCASMRLSGNTALKPHTWDEITGNGFGSRHLATGEWLYGYEMCVDPKMRGTRIGRRLYEERRALAEELDLSGIVFGGRMPNLSRSWRKVEGPEDYLEQVKDNKIHDPVLRFQLANGFEPLGILADYLPEDKKSKAYAVHMVWRNPYVDHNEPKKHRIPRGVESVRIATCQLQARSVKDFDEFMGQIEYFVDVAADYEADFIVFPELFTLMLLSFEDKKLTPMEAIDTLSKYTPRIRETLSEMALKYNINIIGGSHPTRMDDGDIHNIAYVCLRDGSIHSQEKIHPTPNEAYWWNIKGGDSIDAIPTDCGPIGVLICYDSEFPELARRLVDEGARIIFVPFCTDSRQGYMRVRYCAQARAIENQCFVVMSGNVGNLPNVGNMDIQYAQSCILTPCDFPFARDGIAAEASENVETLTISDVNLADLSWARAEGTVQNLADRRFDLYRIEWDKRVGSITEHPRIGEDLDAKLAAPTGPHTAGGG from the coding sequence ATGCCAGAAGCAAAACCCAAGGCTCGTCTCGAAGTCCGGCAGGCAAAGCTGGCCGATGTGCGCTCGATTGCCGATCTTGTGCGCCGCGCCTATGCGGATCTGCCTGCCTATACGCACGGCGAGATACGAGGGCAGATAAACAATTTTCCGCAAGGATGTTTTGTCGCCAAGATGGATGGCAAACTGGTCGGCTATTGCGCTTCCATGCGGCTGAGCGGGAATACCGCGCTGAAACCGCACACTTGGGACGAAATAACCGGTAACGGCTTCGGCTCGCGGCATTTGGCTACCGGCGAGTGGCTATACGGTTATGAAATGTGCGTCGATCCCAAGATGCGCGGTACCCGCATAGGCCGGCGACTGTATGAGGAACGCCGCGCTCTGGCCGAAGAACTCGACCTGTCGGGCATTGTTTTTGGCGGTCGAATGCCCAATCTTTCGCGTTCATGGCGCAAGGTCGAAGGTCCGGAAGATTATCTGGAACAGGTCAAGGACAACAAGATCCACGACCCTGTCCTGCGGTTTCAATTGGCCAACGGTTTCGAGCCTTTGGGAATCTTGGCAGACTATCTGCCCGAGGACAAGAAATCCAAAGCCTATGCGGTCCACATGGTCTGGCGCAACCCGTATGTCGACCATAATGAGCCCAAAAAGCACCGGATTCCGCGCGGCGTGGAAAGCGTCCGCATTGCGACCTGTCAATTGCAGGCAAGGTCGGTAAAGGATTTCGACGAGTTCATGGGGCAGATCGAATATTTCGTCGATGTTGCGGCTGATTACGAGGCAGACTTCATAGTTTTTCCGGAACTGTTTACGCTGATGTTGCTCAGTTTCGAAGACAAGAAACTCACACCCATGGAGGCGATCGACACGCTTTCCAAATACACCCCGCGCATTCGCGAAACGTTGAGCGAAATGGCGCTGAAGTACAATATCAATATCATCGGCGGCTCGCACCCGACCAGGATGGACGATGGCGATATCCATAACATCGCTTACGTCTGCCTGCGTGACGGGTCGATCCATTCGCAAGAGAAAATCCACCCGACACCCAACGAAGCCTATTGGTGGAACATCAAGGGCGGCGATTCCATCGATGCCATACCCACGGATTGCGGTCCGATCGGGGTTCTGATTTGCTACGATAGTGAATTTCCCGAACTGGCCCGCCGTCTGGTTGACGAAGGCGCCCGGATCATCTTTGTGCCGTTCTGTACCGATAGCCGCCAAGGCTACATGCGTGTACGCTATTGCGCGCAGGCACGGGCTATCGAAAACCAGTGCTTCGTAGTGATGAGCGGCAACGTGGGCAATCTGCCCAATGTCGGCAATATGGATATCCAATACGCGCAAAGCTGCATTCTGACTCCCTGCGACTTTCCGTTCGCACGCGACGGAATCGCCGCGGAAGCCAGCGAGAATGTGGAAACGCTGACAATCAGCGATGTAAATCTGGCTGACCTTAGCTGGGCACGGGCCGAAGGTACCGTCCAGAACCTCGCAGATCGCCGGTTCGATCTTTACCGGATCGAGTGGGACAAGCGCGTTGGAAGTATCACCGAACATCCTCGCATCGGCGAGGATCTGGACGCCAAACTCGCTGCCCCTACCGGCCCGCATACAGCGGGCGGTGGATAG
- a CDS encoding NADP-dependent isocitrate dehydrogenase: MAKIKVKNPVVELDGDEMTRIIWQWIRERLILPYLDVDLKYYDLSIQKRDETDDQITVDAANAIKEHGVGVKCATITPDEQRVEEFGLKKMWRSPNGTIRNILGGVVFREPIVIDNVPRLVPGWTHPIVIGRHAFGDQYRATDTLIPGPGKLRLVFEGEDGTNIDLDVYEFQSSGVAMAMYNLDDSIRDFARASMNYGLDRKWPVYLSTKNTIMKAYDGRFKDLFEEIFENEFKEKFAEAKISYEHRLIDDMVASALKWNGKFVWACKNYDGDVQSDTVAQGFGSLGLMTSVLMTPSGDTVEAEAAHGTVTRHYRQHEQGKATSTNPIASIFAWTRGLMYRGKYDETPDVIKFAETLERVCIQTVEKGHMTKDLALLIGPQQNWLTTEQFFEAIVTGLETEMKSWA, from the coding sequence ATGGCCAAGATCAAGGTGAAAAACCCCGTTGTCGAACTCGACGGCGATGAAATGACACGCATCATCTGGCAGTGGATTCGTGAGCGGCTGATCCTGCCATACCTTGATGTCGATCTGAAATACTACGATCTGTCGATCCAGAAGCGTGACGAGACCGACGACCAGATCACAGTCGATGCCGCAAATGCGATCAAGGAGCACGGTGTAGGCGTAAAATGCGCTACCATTACTCCCGACGAGCAACGAGTCGAAGAGTTCGGCCTGAAAAAGATGTGGCGTTCGCCAAACGGCACAATCCGCAACATTCTGGGCGGTGTGGTTTTCCGTGAGCCCATCGTAATTGACAATGTCCCGCGGCTTGTGCCGGGATGGACCCATCCGATTGTGATCGGACGCCATGCATTTGGTGACCAGTATCGCGCCACCGACACTTTGATCCCCGGCCCGGGTAAGCTGCGTCTCGTCTTCGAAGGCGAAGACGGCACGAACATCGATCTTGATGTCTATGAATTCCAGTCCAGCGGCGTGGCGATGGCAATGTATAACCTGGACGATTCCATCCGCGACTTTGCGCGCGCTTCGATGAATTACGGACTGGACAGAAAATGGCCTGTGTATCTGTCAACCAAGAATACGATCATGAAAGCCTATGACGGCCGGTTCAAGGATCTGTTCGAGGAAATTTTCGAGAACGAATTCAAGGAAAAATTTGCCGAAGCAAAGATCTCGTACGAGCATCGTTTGATTGACGACATGGTGGCTTCCGCGCTGAAGTGGAATGGCAAATTCGTATGGGCTTGCAAGAATTACGACGGCGATGTTCAGTCTGACACGGTCGCGCAAGGGTTCGGTTCGCTTGGCTTGATGACTTCCGTCCTCATGACGCCGTCCGGCGACACAGTCGAAGCCGAAGCAGCGCACGGAACCGTTACCCGCCATTACCGCCAGCATGAACAGGGCAAGGCCACCAGTACCAATCCGATCGCGTCGATCTTCGCATGGACGCGCGGATTGATGTACCGGGGTAAATATGACGAAACACCCGATGTCATCAAATTTGCCGAAACGCTGGAGCGTGTTTGTATCCAGACTGTCGAAAAGGGTCACATGACCAAGGATCTTGCGCTGCTCATCGGCCCCCAGCAAAATTGGCTGACGACCGAGCAGTTCTTTGAAGCCATCGTGACCGGCCTTGAAACGGAAATGAAGAGCTGGGCCTGA
- the cpdR gene encoding cell cycle two-component system response regulator CpdR, translating into MNDQTNRLRILLAEDDGAMRTYLSRALDNAGYEVVAVDRGTEAVPLLQGQHFDLLLSDIVMPEMDGIELAQRCAEISPRTKVMFITGFAAVTLKASREAPAAKVLSKPFHLKDLVLEVERVFAGEAAASL; encoded by the coding sequence ATGAATGATCAGACAAACCGACTCCGCATTCTTCTTGCAGAAGACGATGGCGCAATGCGCACCTATCTATCGCGGGCGTTGGATAATGCGGGTTATGAAGTTGTCGCTGTTGACCGGGGGACGGAGGCGGTGCCACTGCTCCAGGGACAGCATTTCGATCTGCTTTTGTCCGACATCGTGATGCCCGAAATGGACGGCATCGAACTGGCACAGCGATGTGCAGAGATTAGTCCCCGTACGAAAGTCATGTTTATTACCGGATTTGCTGCCGTCACACTCAAGGCAAGCCGCGAGGCGCCGGCCGCAAAGGTTCTGTCGAAACCATTTCATCTCAAAGACCTTGTGCTTGAAGTTGAACGGGTGTTCGCAGGCGAAGCAGCCGCCAGTCTGTAA
- a CDS encoding N-formylglutamate amidohydrolase, which produces MIDPSPANRDSRTKSGGTVPGPGGLRAFHFSAPGPSAIPVLIAAPHGGRAYSAAILADMRDPAHSCLKLEDRFIDVLAQQVARMTGASFLIADAPRALIDLNRSENDVDWGMIEGAPGDGRMQDIGRRALSGLGLIPRRLPDIGDIWRTPTNYSDLDARIEGIHRPYHAQLSQMLGEIRRRWGAALLLDLHSMPPLSAARYGSARPEFVVGDRFGASCAQTLSAAALGHLGENSRIAGHNRPYAGGYVLDQHARPKDNIHALQIEVCRAAYLTAAGDQLNGDAGAITELLAGLVRRLAGETAVLTNKAGQQEAAE; this is translated from the coding sequence ATGATTGATCCGTCCCCCGCCAACCGTGATTCGCGCACGAAATCTGGCGGTACGGTGCCCGGTCCGGGTGGCCTGCGCGCATTCCATTTTTCTGCTCCCGGGCCTTCAGCAATTCCGGTTCTCATCGCCGCACCGCACGGAGGGCGTGCATACTCCGCCGCGATTCTTGCCGACATGCGGGACCCGGCGCACTCGTGTCTCAAGCTGGAAGACAGGTTTATCGATGTCCTTGCGCAGCAGGTAGCCCGAATGACAGGGGCGTCCTTCCTGATTGCGGACGCGCCACGCGCCCTGATCGACCTGAACAGGTCGGAAAATGATGTCGACTGGGGGATGATAGAGGGCGCACCGGGCGACGGGCGCATGCAAGACATCGGCAGACGCGCGTTGAGCGGTTTGGGTCTGATACCCCGCCGGTTGCCGGATATAGGCGATATCTGGCGCACGCCGACCAATTACAGCGATCTTGATGCCAGAATTGAAGGCATCCACCGGCCGTACCACGCGCAATTATCCCAGATGCTTGGCGAGATTCGCAGAAGGTGGGGGGCCGCATTGCTGCTGGACCTGCACTCCATGCCGCCGCTTTCCGCCGCGCGTTATGGTAGTGCACGGCCTGAATTTGTGGTCGGTGACCGGTTTGGAGCATCATGCGCACAAACGCTGTCGGCGGCTGCTCTTGGCCATCTTGGTGAAAATAGCCGGATTGCCGGACATAACCGCCCCTATGCCGGCGGTTATGTCCTTGATCAGCATGCCCGGCCCAAGGACAATATTCACGCCCTGCAGATTGAAGTTTGCCGCGCGGCCTATCTGACCGCCGCCGGCGATCAATTGAATGGTGATGCCGGGGCAATCACCGAACTGCTTGCCGGACTTGTGCGCAGATTGGCAGGTGAAACGGCGGTATTGACCAATAAAGCCGGCCAGCAAGAGGCTGCCGAATAG
- a CDS encoding SapC family protein → MASAPPSNLPLMYNDLMPLNSRDHSTWKARTSETAPWLVGQHAIPLTTDEFIQAQRNFPIVFASGDAPTPLALMGLNEGVNTYIDADGKVSDPVYIPAYVRRYPFLLAKLQKDSEEMSLCFDPTSDVIGEFDEGVLLFDEEQKPTPRTNDLLKFCQQFEEAGQRTRAFVEELQKHDLLMEGEVAISTKPEDDKPYVYRGFQMVNQEKLREVRGDVLRTWNQNGLITLIYAHLFSMNLMRDIFARQVDQGSAPKITDAS, encoded by the coding sequence ATGGCCAGCGCGCCTCCGTCTAACTTGCCTTTGATGTACAATGATTTGATGCCGCTCAACAGCCGCGACCACTCCACATGGAAGGCACGGACCAGCGAGACAGCACCTTGGCTGGTAGGCCAGCACGCAATCCCGCTCACGACTGACGAATTCATTCAGGCACAGCGCAACTTTCCGATTGTATTTGCCAGCGGCGACGCACCCACTCCGCTCGCCTTGATGGGGCTGAACGAAGGCGTGAATACGTATATCGATGCTGATGGAAAAGTTTCCGATCCGGTTTACATACCTGCCTATGTCCGCCGCTACCCGTTTCTGCTCGCCAAACTTCAGAAAGACAGCGAGGAAATGTCGCTCTGTTTCGATCCGACGAGTGACGTAATTGGCGAGTTTGACGAAGGTGTGTTGTTGTTTGACGAAGAACAAAAACCGACCCCGCGAACAAACGATCTGCTGAAGTTCTGTCAGCAATTCGAAGAAGCCGGACAGCGCACGAGGGCATTTGTAGAAGAGCTCCAGAAGCACGATCTCCTGATGGAAGGCGAAGTCGCGATTTCTACGAAGCCCGAAGACGACAAACCATACGTTTACCGCGGCTTCCAGATGGTAAATCAGGAAAAACTTCGTGAAGTGCGCGGTGACGTGTTGCGGACCTGGAATCAAAACGGTTTGATTACGCTTATTTACGCGCATCTGTTCTCGATGAACCTGATGCGTGACATTTTTGCGCGCCAGGTCGATCAAGGCAGTGCGCCGAAAATTACCGACGCTTCATAA
- a CDS encoding FAD-binding oxidoreductase, whose protein sequence is MSEKNGFLSAAAGLLGDKGFTRDPHTMQPWLNDWRGRYSGAALALCSPRTTAEVSALVKLCAAHRIAVVPQGGNTGMSGGATPDDSGTAIVLSLRRMHFVRGFDVSNRQITCDAGLILQNLHDVAEAEGLRFPLTLGGKGSATVGGLISTNAGGTQVLRHGTMRGQVLGLEAVMADGAIFGALTPLKKDNRGFDLKQMFIGSEGTLGIVTGATLRLIPALADRRVIWAGVESIHKARELLLHCEEVAGNLLEGFEVIPEHCLIAVLDHLPGARSPLENAHPWYALIEIAADKSNAGKLAAVTDRFMETALEKQLLSDAALAANEAQAEHMWHLRDSISASERAIGPAMQHDISVPPERMADFIADTAPCVEQRFPGTAVAAFGHLGDGNVHFHVLAPPGARPGIWEEREGKLISAFVHDRVTAAGGSISAEHGIGQMKRDELGRLGDPVALALMRSVKRALDPSDLLNPGKLVPLAPSTNCA, encoded by the coding sequence ATGAGCGAGAAAAACGGGTTTTTGTCCGCCGCGGCAGGACTTCTGGGCGATAAGGGATTTACCCGCGATCCCCACACCATGCAGCCGTGGCTGAACGACTGGCGCGGGCGATATTCAGGCGCGGCGCTGGCATTATGTTCACCCCGAACGACCGCCGAAGTTTCGGCCCTTGTCAAGCTGTGTGCGGCGCATCGGATTGCCGTTGTGCCGCAAGGCGGAAACACCGGAATGAGCGGCGGAGCAACGCCTGATGACAGCGGCACTGCGATTGTCCTGTCGCTGCGCAGGATGCATTTTGTTCGCGGTTTTGACGTGTCAAACCGTCAGATAACCTGCGACGCAGGCCTTATCCTGCAAAATTTGCATGACGTTGCAGAGGCGGAAGGGCTCCGCTTCCCCTTGACGCTCGGCGGGAAAGGTTCTGCCACGGTTGGCGGTTTGATATCCACCAACGCCGGCGGAACCCAGGTCCTGAGGCATGGGACCATGAGGGGGCAGGTTCTTGGCCTTGAAGCAGTCATGGCCGATGGTGCCATTTTTGGCGCTTTGACGCCGCTCAAGAAAGACAATCGCGGATTCGACCTCAAGCAAATGTTTATCGGATCAGAGGGAACGCTTGGCATTGTGACGGGTGCGACGCTCCGGCTAATTCCGGCACTAGCTGACCGGAGGGTTATCTGGGCCGGTGTCGAAAGCATCCACAAAGCCCGCGAGTTGCTGCTTCATTGCGAGGAAGTTGCCGGCAATCTTCTCGAAGGATTTGAAGTGATTCCGGAACACTGCCTGATCGCTGTCCTTGATCATTTGCCGGGGGCGCGCTCGCCGCTCGAAAACGCCCATCCGTGGTACGCACTGATAGAAATTGCGGCAGATAAAAGCAATGCCGGCAAGTTGGCCGCAGTTACAGACCGATTTATGGAAACTGCACTGGAAAAGCAATTGCTTAGCGATGCTGCTTTAGCGGCGAACGAAGCGCAGGCTGAACATATGTGGCACTTGCGCGATTCCATTTCAGCATCCGAACGGGCAATCGGGCCGGCCATGCAGCATGACATATCCGTACCGCCCGAACGAATGGCCGATTTCATTGCCGATACCGCGCCATGTGTCGAACAAAGGTTTCCCGGAACCGCCGTTGCTGCATTTGGACATCTTGGGGATGGAAATGTCCACTTTCATGTGCTTGCCCCGCCCGGTGCGCGGCCCGGTATCTGGGAGGAGCGTGAAGGTAAGCTGATAAGCGCGTTCGTCCATGACAGGGTCACTGCCGCAGGCGGTTCGATTAGCGCAGAACATGGAATCGGCCAGATGAAACGCGACGAACTGGGCCGGCTGGGGGACCCGGTGGCACTGGCTTTGATGCGGTCTGTTAAGCGTGCTCTGGATCCGTCGGATTTGCTGAATCCAGGCAAACTTGTACCGCTTGCGCCATCGACAAACTGCGCCTAA
- a CDS encoding DEAD/DEAH box helicase, which translates to MNFADLGLSDELLQAVDAAGYTEPTPIQAQAIPPMLMMKDILGIAQTGTGKTASFVLPMIDVLSHGRRRARMPRSLILEPTRELAAQVAENFEKYGINHDLKMALLIGGVQMGEQVKALDEGVDVLIATPGRLMDLFERGKILLTGCELLVIDEADRMLDMGFIPDIEFICDKLPTTRQTMLFSATMPPAIERLAEKFLDNPKRIEVSRAASTSENIQQNKVMVAPRKKQDVLRSLLREDDMTTAIVFSNRKTTVRDLAKSLNRDGFKAGEIHGDIDQNTRNAELQRFKDGVINILVASDVAARGLDIKGVSHVINYDTPWHPDDYVHRIGRTGRAGAKGKAFTFVTPADAEAIENVEKLTGMVIPVYSMDSGTRSETTARPPRADKPAAAAKGKSGSGRSKPERAPRDDSGKAESVALPQSREPRKSREPRQAREPRKSREPRQDGDTSGAPQQAERKQAERKQAKPAKSAKPEKPAQAKPASKNDDEWNGPVPGFLDVSAS; encoded by the coding sequence ATGAACTTTGCCGATCTCGGCCTTTCCGACGAATTGCTGCAGGCAGTAGATGCCGCAGGCTATACAGAGCCGACGCCTATTCAGGCACAGGCTATTCCCCCGATGCTGATGATGAAAGACATCCTCGGCATTGCCCAGACGGGTACGGGCAAAACCGCCAGTTTCGTGCTGCCGATGATCGACGTGCTCAGCCACGGCCGGCGCCGCGCACGGATGCCTCGCTCGCTTATTCTGGAGCCCACGCGCGAACTCGCTGCGCAGGTTGCCGAAAATTTCGAGAAATACGGTATCAACCACGATCTCAAGATGGCGCTGCTTATCGGCGGTGTTCAAATGGGCGAACAGGTCAAGGCGCTGGACGAGGGTGTCGATGTTCTCATCGCCACGCCGGGCCGGTTGATGGATCTGTTCGAGCGCGGCAAGATTTTGCTGACCGGCTGCGAATTGCTGGTGATCGATGAGGCAGACCGGATGCTGGATATGGGCTTTATCCCCGATATCGAATTCATCTGCGACAAACTTCCCACCACCCGCCAGACGATGCTGTTTTCGGCCACGATGCCGCCCGCGATCGAGCGGCTGGCGGAAAAGTTCCTCGATAATCCCAAGCGGATCGAGGTGTCGCGTGCAGCGTCAACCAGCGAGAATATCCAGCAAAACAAGGTTATGGTAGCGCCGCGTAAAAAGCAGGACGTGCTGCGTTCGCTATTGCGCGAGGATGACATGACCACTGCGATTGTTTTCTCCAACCGCAAGACCACCGTGCGCGATCTGGCCAAGTCGCTCAACCGTGATGGCTTCAAGGCGGGCGAGATTCACGGCGATATCGACCAGAACACCCGCAATGCCGAATTGCAGCGCTTCAAAGACGGGGTAATCAACATTCTTGTTGCTTCCGATGTTGCCGCGCGCGGATTGGACATCAAGGGCGTGAGCCACGTGATCAATTACGACACGCCGTGGCATCCCGACGATTATGTGCACCGCATCGGCCGGACAGGTCGGGCGGGTGCCAAGGGCAAGGCGTTCACATTTGTTACCCCGGCAGACGCCGAAGCAATTGAGAATGTCGAAAAACTGACCGGCATGGTCATCCCGGTATATTCGATGGACAGCGGAACGCGCTCCGAAACCACTGCCAGGCCGCCGCGAGCCGACAAACCTGCGGCAGCCGCGAAGGGCAAGTCCGGATCGGGACGCTCGAAGCCGGAACGGGCACCCAGGGATGACAGCGGGAAGGCGGAAAGTGTCGCCCTGCCGCAAAGCCGGGAACCCAGGAAAAGCCGTGAACCCAGACAGGCGCGCGAGCCCAGAAAGTCTCGTGAACCAAGGCAGGACGGTGACACATCCGGGGCGCCGCAGCAGGCCGAACGCAAGCAGGCCGAACGCAAGCAGGCCAAGCCGGCTAAATCAGCGAAGCCCGAAAAGCCGGCGCAAGCCAAACCGGCTTCGAAGAATGATGACGAATGGAACGGTCCGGTGCCCGGTTTTCTGGATGTTTCCGCCAGCTGA